One part of the Papaver somniferum cultivar HN1 unplaced genomic scaffold, ASM357369v1 unplaced-scaffold_123, whole genome shotgun sequence genome encodes these proteins:
- the LOC113331003 gene encoding coiled-coil domain-containing protein 1-like, producing MVTSSSSDYDYYYSSNSSDEDSQSFVAKSRAKMNHAKRAKPSTPLNDQRVTYDEIMKRKSEDDRIDDRQRRKDQTRRTVLATEEKLRSQADGVPSESDASEDEPVWVPRDRKMNPDRHTREIREIMKQVEDDLAAERKEEDDWDSSDPNILPDFVNGPDNDSDEEEDSEKDDDDDSERSDDSDESDD from the coding sequence atggtgacttccagcagcagtgattatgattattattACTCCTCCAACTCTTCTGATGAAGATTCCCAATCTTTTGTAGCCAAATCACGAGCTAAGATGAACCATGCTAAGAGAGCGAAGCCTAGCACACCCCTCAATGACCAGAGAGTTACTTATGATGAGATTATGAAGAGAAAATCTGAGGATGATAGAATAGATGATCGTCAGCGTAGAAAGGACCAAACCCGGCGCACAGTGCTAGCGACTGAGGAGAAGCTTCGATCTCAAGCTGATGGTGTACCTTCTGAATCTGATGCTTCAGAAGATGAACCCGTGTGGGTTCCAAGGGATCGCAAGATGAATCCAGACCGGCATACCAGAGAGATCAGAGAGATTATGAAACAAGTCGAAGATGACCTTGCAGCTGAgcgtaaagaagaagatgactggGACTCAAGCGATCCTAATATTCTCCCAGACTTCGTCAATGGACCCGATAATGATTCcgacgaagaagaggattccgagaaagacgatgatgatgactcTGAAAGATCTGATGATTCCGATGAATCTGACGATTAG